One window of the Trifolium pratense cultivar HEN17-A07 linkage group LG2, ARS_RC_1.1, whole genome shotgun sequence genome contains the following:
- the LOC123910099 gene encoding transport and Golgi organization 2 homolog isoform X2 has protein sequence MDSAAVHGWLPPKMVRLHFSPILEKYKIFHNPTLEGISHFVFFRAGVHIKSKAIQFKSNKSPQEFAEEVLKEAHLYNGFNLVLVDICTSTMVYVFNRPKSGYLSVTPGIHVLTNASLDTPWPKAERLRHSFKELIDEYGEGEFPIKEMVEKLMTNTIKDDEQCLLPGIRPPELEFPLSSIFVDIQLPLGAYGTRSSSALFVTSNKEVTFYEKHLDQKQWKENTVTYQISET, from the exons ATGGACTCTGCGGCGGTACATGGTTGGCTTCCACCAAAGATGGTAAGGTTGCATTTCTCACCAATTTTAGAGAAGTACAAGATATTCCACAACCCAACACTAGAGGGGATCTCCCACTTCGTTTTCTTCAG AGCTGGTGTGCATATTAAAAGCAAGGCCATTCAATTCAAG AGCAATAAGAGTCCCCAGGAGTTTGCAGAGGAAGTGCTCAAAGAGGCTCATCTATACAACGGATTTAACCTTGTATTAGTTGATATTTGCACCTCCACCATGGTTTATGTCTTCAATAGACCAAAAAGTGGTTATCTTTCTGTTACCCCTGGAATTCATGTCTTGACTAATGCATCGTTGGACACTCCTTGGCCAAAG GCTGAACGGTTGCGCCATAGTTTCAAAGAGCTTATTGATGAGTATGGTGAAGGTGAATTTCCAATAAAAGAAATGGTTGAGAAACTAATGACAAACACAATtaaagatgatgaacagtgctTGTTACCAGGGATTCGTCCTCCAGAATTGGAATTTCCATTGAGTTCGATATTTGTTGACATACAACTTCCCTTG GGGGCTTATGGAACTAGAAGCTCCTCTGCTTTGTTTGTTACATCAAACAAAGAAGTCACCTTCTATGAGAAACATCTGGACCAGAAGCAATGGAAAGAGAACACGGTAACCTATCAGATCAGTGAGACATAA
- the LOC123910099 gene encoding transport and Golgi organization 2 homolog isoform X1, which produces MVNEDYNVNLDLNSHVKTYKLKVSIYQSDMCITVFMWQSHPKYPFLLLLNRDEFHSRPTDPLAWWGGAETILGGRDGLCGGTWLASTKDGKVAFLTNFREVQDIPQPNTRGDLPLRFLQSNKSPQEFAEEVLKEAHLYNGFNLVLVDICTSTMVYVFNRPKSGYLSVTPGIHVLTNASLDTPWPKAERLRHSFKELIDEYGEGEFPIKEMVEKLMTNTIKDDEQCLLPGIRPPELEFPLSSIFVDIQLPLGAYGTRSSSALFVTSNKEVTFYEKHLDQKQWKENTVTYQISET; this is translated from the exons ATGGTGAATGAAGACTATAATGTGAATCTCGATTTAAATTCTCACGTGAAGACCTATAAGCTGAAAGTATCTATCTATCAATCAGACATGTGTATCACGGTGTTCATGTGGCAATCTCATCCAAAATACCCTTTCCTCCTCTTACTCAACAGAGACGAATTTCATTCTCG GCCTACGGATCCGTTGGCTTGGTGGGGTGGCGCCGAAACAATATTGGGCGGTAGGGATGGACTCTGCGGCGGTACATGGTTGGCTTCCACCAAAGATGGTAAGGTTGCATTTCTCACCAATTTTAGAGAAGTACAAGATATTCCACAACCCAACACTAGAGGGGATCTCCCACTTCGTTTTCTTCAG AGCAATAAGAGTCCCCAGGAGTTTGCAGAGGAAGTGCTCAAAGAGGCTCATCTATACAACGGATTTAACCTTGTATTAGTTGATATTTGCACCTCCACCATGGTTTATGTCTTCAATAGACCAAAAAGTGGTTATCTTTCTGTTACCCCTGGAATTCATGTCTTGACTAATGCATCGTTGGACACTCCTTGGCCAAAG GCTGAACGGTTGCGCCATAGTTTCAAAGAGCTTATTGATGAGTATGGTGAAGGTGAATTTCCAATAAAAGAAATGGTTGAGAAACTAATGACAAACACAATtaaagatgatgaacagtgctTGTTACCAGGGATTCGTCCTCCAGAATTGGAATTTCCATTGAGTTCGATATTTGTTGACATACAACTTCCCTTG GGGGCTTATGGAACTAGAAGCTCCTCTGCTTTGTTTGTTACATCAAACAAAGAAGTCACCTTCTATGAGAAACATCTGGACCAGAAGCAATGGAAAGAGAACACGGTAACCTATCAGATCAGTGAGACATAA